One genomic segment of Mastomys coucha isolate ucsf_1 unplaced genomic scaffold, UCSF_Mcou_1 pScaffold22, whole genome shotgun sequence includes these proteins:
- the LOC116104686 gene encoding olfactory receptor 2AE1 has translation MWWWNQTSLEDFILQGLFDNSFSHFCLFLLIMLVFLTALSGNGLTILLICSDPHLHTPMYFLLRQLSLMDLMHISTTIPKMASNYLSGKKSISFVGCATQHFLYLSLGGAESLLLALMSYDRYVAICHPLRYTVLMSRRVGVMMAVMSWLSASVNSLIHTAILMSFPFCGLRIIHHFYCEFPAVLKLVCGDITVYENTAYVSTVILLLLPIILVSTSYGFILHSVIQMRSAGSKKNAFATCSSHLIVVSLWYGACIFSYMRPRSQRTPLQDKVGSVFYSIITPTLNPLIYTLRNKDVAKALKKILRRDLVT, from the coding sequence ATGTGGTGGTGGAACCAGACCTCTCTGGAAGACTTCATCCTTCAAGGGCTCTTTGATAACTCCTTCAGCCActtttgtcttttcctcttgATCATGCTGGTCTTTCTTACTGCACTGAGTGGCAACGGCCTCACCATCCTCCTGATTTGCTCTGACCCTCATCTTCACACACCAATGTACTTCCTGCTCAGACAGCTGTCCCTCATGGATCTGATGCACATCTCTACAACCATCCCCAAGATGGCTAGCAACTACCTGTCTGGCAAGAAGTCCATCTCATTTGTTGGTTGTGCCACCCAGCACTTCCTGTATCTGTCTCTGGGTGGTGCAGAGTCTCTCCTCCTAGCCCTCAtgtcctatgaccgctatgttgcCATCTGCCACCCTTTACGCTACACTGTGCTCATGAGCAGAAGAGTGGGTGTGATGATGGCTGTCATGTCATGGTTGAGTGCATCTGTGAACTCCTTAATTCACACAGCCATCTTGATGAGCTTTCCTTTCTGCGGGTTGAGAATCATCCACCACTTCTACTGTGAATTTCCAGCGGTTTTGAAGCTGGTGTGTGGGGACATCACTGTGTATGAGAACACAGCCTACGTCAGCACTGTTATACTTCTTCTTCTCCCCATaattcttgtctctacctcctatgGCTTCATTCTCCATAGTGTCATTCAGATGCGTTCAGCTGGGAGTAAGAAAAATGCTTTTGCCACATGTAGCTCTCACCTTATTGTGGTTTCTCTCTGGTATGGTGCCTGCATATTCTCCTATATGAGGCCCAGGTCCCAGCGCACCCCATTGCAAGACAAAGTTGGTTCTGTTTTCTACAGCATCATCACTCCCACACTGAATCCCTTGATTTATACTCTCCGGAATAAGGATGTTGCTAAGGCTCTGAAGAAAATATTGAGGAGGGATCTTGTTACCTAG